In Dehalococcoidia bacterium, the following are encoded in one genomic region:
- a CDS encoding membrane dipeptidase has protein sequence MARPVASRASISARARRIHETSIIIDGMNNSRMTGPYFDQIRRAGITCTMWPVSITTPFRQAIRQICDFWNLVDKNKDKVLIVQDTSDILRAKKEGKLGLVMVLEDTRQLEDDVELIRIFHRLGIRRMQLNYTTQNSVGCGKGDRDGHDAGLSGLGVRVIQKMEEVGMLIDLCHCSPRTLLEAYEVTKKPAVVSHINVRGGYAHPSNLTDAELKMVKKNGGVVGISGVPFYVKDRMPTIDDMIDHIDHAKRVAGVDAVGVGTAIFEGHPPEFYFQFNLPEDRYGKPPWTWPKGIETIEKFPAITEKLLQRGYTDAEVKKVMGGNFLRVFRQVWG, from the coding sequence GTGGCAAGACCAGTGGCCTCCCGCGCAAGTATCAGCGCCCGCGCACGGCGCATCCATGAAACGTCCATCATCATTGACGGGATGAACAACAGCCGGATGACCGGCCCCTACTTCGACCAGATACGCAGGGCGGGCATCACGTGCACCATGTGGCCCGTGTCCATCACTACGCCGTTCCGGCAGGCCATTCGCCAGATCTGCGATTTCTGGAACCTTGTGGACAAGAACAAGGACAAGGTGCTCATCGTCCAGGATACAAGCGACATCCTGCGCGCCAAGAAGGAAGGCAAGCTGGGCCTTGTCATGGTGCTGGAGGACACGCGTCAGCTTGAGGACGATGTAGAGCTCATCCGCATCTTCCACAGGCTGGGCATCCGGCGTATGCAGCTCAACTACACCACGCAGAACAGCGTCGGGTGCGGCAAGGGCGACAGGGACGGGCACGACGCCGGGTTGAGCGGGCTGGGCGTCCGCGTCATCCAGAAGATGGAGGAGGTGGGGATGCTCATTGACCTCTGCCATTGCAGCCCCAGGACGCTGTTGGAGGCCTATGAGGTCACAAAGAAACCCGCCGTGGTCAGCCACATCAACGTCAGAGGCGGGTATGCGCACCCAAGCAACCTGACCGACGCCGAGTTGAAGATGGTCAAGAAGAACGGCGGCGTCGTGGGTATCTCCGGCGTGCCCTTCTACGTGAAGGACCGCATGCCGACCATTGACGACATGATTGACCACATTGACCACGCGAAGCGCGTGGCTGGCGTGGACGCGGTCGGCGTGGGCACGGCCATCTTCGAGGGCCATCCTCCCGAGTTCTACTTCCAGTTCAATCTGCCGGAGGACCGCTACGGCAAGCCGCCCTGGACATGGCCCAAGGGAATCGAGACCATCGAGAAGTTCCCGGCTATCACGGAGAAGCTGCTCCAGCGCGGCTACACCGACGCCGAGGTCAAGAAGGTCATGGGGGGGAACTTCCTGCGCGTCTTCAGGCAGGTCTGGGGATAA
- a CDS encoding carboxymuconolactone decarboxylase family protein, whose protein sequence is MARVPYVQTAQAHPEVKELFTKIEANGARILNLYRVAAHSPFVVSHFVRLGGALLTRADLPPKLRELAILRVAKLSRSAYEWTQHVPIAREAGVTEAQIKAMGRWRSASAFTDEERAVLRYTDEVARNVQVSDETFGALRTYLDDRRIVELTLSIGYWGMIARTLVPLQVDIDALSEGKDLMGKRAGRT, encoded by the coding sequence ATGGCCCGCGTTCCGTATGTCCAAACAGCCCAGGCGCACCCCGAGGTGAAGGAACTCTTCACCAAAATTGAAGCGAACGGCGCCCGGATATTGAATTTGTATCGGGTGGCGGCGCACAGCCCCTTCGTCGTCTCTCACTTCGTGCGTCTGGGAGGCGCGCTGCTCACACGGGCGGACCTGCCGCCCAAGCTGCGGGAACTGGCCATCCTGCGCGTCGCGAAGCTGTCGCGCAGCGCCTACGAATGGACACAGCACGTTCCGATTGCCAGGGAAGCGGGCGTGACCGAGGCGCAAATCAAGGCCATGGGGCGCTGGAGGAGCGCGTCGGCGTTTACCGACGAGGAACGGGCCGTCCTGCGGTACACCGACGAGGTGGCCCGCAACGTCCAGGTCAGCGACGAAACGTTTGGCGCATTGCGGACGTACTTGGACGACCGGCGCATCGTTGAGCTTACGCTGTCTATAGGCTACTGGGGCATGATCGCCCGCACGCTCGTCCCGCTCCAGGTAGATATAGATGCCCTTAGTGAAGGCAAGGACTTGATGGGGAAGCGTGCGGGCCGGACATGA